The Sardina pilchardus chromosome 24, fSarPil1.1, whole genome shotgun sequence nucleotide sequence TGTATAGTTGGTTAGACAAAAATcttgtgaatgaatgaagtgtgtgccatgtggtgcaaaagtttgattttggtaATGTTATATGcagttttggttgcagtgcttcattttgctagGTAGATTGAGGTATATTTTGCAATTtggggtgtggttttgtgaattgtgtgtgaattttcaaaattgtgtgtgagttttcaaaattgtgttttagcaattggaaaaaaactgtaacacataACGGTGTTCTGCACCACCATGCAACACTTGGCCCCTACAACACTGACCATATCCTGACATTTCTGGCCCCCACAACACTGACCATATCCTGACATTTCTGGATACTCTTCAGGGATTTCTTGCTCCAATTCTTGCTCTTGGTTTGCCAATCATCCAATTTTTTCAGTTGTAAACTTGCCTCCATATTCACCTTTCCTAAACCCAATTGAGGAATTCTTTTCAGCATGGCGCTGGAAAGTGTACAGTATGATCGTAATCCCCATGCCCGTCTAGCACTTCTCCAGGCAATGGAGAAAGCATGTGGTGACATTGATGCTCTTCCTCTGTCCAAGGTTGGATACGTCACGCCAGAAGGTTTTTCCCTcgaatataaaatataacatgTGATGTAGTTGAAATATTGTGGCCAGAGCCTGCCTGGAGGAGAGGTGGACCCCAAATACACCCCcaactagctctctctctctctctctctctctctctctctctctctctctctctctctctctctctctctctctctctcactcactcactcactcactcactctcacagaaacacacacacacacacatttgtcatgcattactgtaaatctctatttattcattttttggTTGATGTACCACCATATGTGGTGGTTGGTGTACAAATTCACAACAGCAACTGatttattcagaaaaaaaattaTCGTTTTGGTTCCAATATTGATTGGATTGAGTTCTTTTTGCATATTACTGTACTTTCACTCTTATATggcaatatatttttaaaaatccataAAAACAAAAGAGCTTAGAGTAACAGTGTGTAAATGATAGACATACGTTTATAATACTATGGACAATGTGTTTATAATGTGAGAGAAATGCTTGCTTTTGagatatgtttacaatattttgatttTGCAAGATAGGGGGGCactttttgcattttgtttcagCAATTATTGAATTtgtaattccaaaggccaagggaactttatcaggatgcatagtatcctggatccatggaatagctggcctttaaaaaataaaaaaacatataaacaaTCTTTCTGCTTGTATGGggatttaacataggggtcaaatacttatgccccctgtattttaaggaagaatatttatctttttttgatacattcttcattcacaaagaaaactagatgcaccgcatagcggtacacaatatgaccaccgtcagttctgcacattctctccacaaaaataaattgatGTTTGTCAACCTTTACTGTaactcctatttgtgcaatttatatgcatatactgtatctcctactcttgcagctcatgtgtatataaatgagtgcatgcatgtgtttgtttgcttttgtgtataagactgtgtgtgtgtgtgtgtgtgtgtgtgtgtgtgtgtgtgtgtgtgtgtgtgtgtgtgtgtgtgtgtgtgtgtgtgtgtgtgtgtgtgtgtgtgtgtgtgtgtgtgtgtgtgtgtgtgtgtgtgtgtgtgtgtatgtgtgtgtgtgtgagtgtgacagtatAATTCCTAACCTTTTGCTCAATAGCAACATCTGCAGAccgatgggtgtacagtcactaaatgtacaatacatttattttatagccccttATCGATGAGATTCCACAAAatttggcatactcccagaggatgtcaggttaaccATACACATGCAATTTGGtgcataacatttcatctgaagatagaTAGAAATTTCATTTGGATCCTGGTTCCTCGGACTCAAAGTTTATTAATTTAAAAAGGACGCTAAAACTGAATTAATTGAAACTTGTAGATTTTCAGGATTCCGTGGCTTAGGATGCTGTGTATGTCTTTCTGACAGGGGTTACAGCCTTTTCGGGGACAGCCCGACTACAGAGTGGTTGTGGAAAAGTTGTTTCAACTCATTCCTGACCGGGAGTACTACCGGGATGGAAGTCCAGACCGCTGCAGGGTGTGTTCTGTGGTGGGCAACTCTGGGAATCTGAAGAACTCTCACTATGGACCTCTGATCGATGCCAGCGATTTTGTCCTCAGGTAaaaagggggtggggtgtgtaggctactgtatgtatatactgcccAATAAATTAGCTTTAGTCCATAGGCTGAATTTAGCAGGCTACTTGCAACATTGTAGCTCGGTAAAATTAGGGCAATGTCATACATGTTTTAGATTAGGACTGTCCAGGGCAGAACAAGACCCCTTCGCTGCAAGTCTCGATGTCAGCCACAGACCGCCGCCATATTGAAATAGGGGAAAACAAAGCGTCTCCGCCATGCAGCaccataggaacccattcatttttttaGTGAAGACCCACCGGTCTTCAGGTAGGCTACCTCGTACGGGCATCTTGTTTAATCCAACCCGACCAAATTCAATTTGTGTATATATCTGGCCTTAGTCTCTCCAGATAATGACTCAAAGTATAAAAATGAcatgttaattaaaagtttgactaaTACCTTTTTTAAATGAATGGGTTCCAATGGCAGAGACATTTCCCCCATTTCAATATGGCGGCGGTCTGTGACGTAGGAAGCTGACATCAAGAAAACATTATCCTTTAGCTAAGTGGGTAGTAATAGCCCATAGGAGTAGCTTTTCACTTCCCATCAGCTGTCTTTGAATAACAATTATGGAtgtgtccatttttttttttaaccctaaCCCATTTCagcaagagaaaaaaatctTTACCTCTTGAATTCTCTTGTGATCATTGTACATTTAGGATAAACAAAGGTCCTACCAAAGGCTTCGAGCAGGATGTGGGATCAAAAACTACTCATCGCATCATTTATCCTGAAAGTGCTGTTGATGTCGACAACTCTACTCACCTGGTGCTGGTTGCTTTCAAGCCCCTGGATATGGAATGGCTGATAAATGTCTTCACCACACACCGTGTCAGACAGTAAGAAGTTTATTTTACTGCAGCAGGGCCATCTGTAACAATGCACTTTGTGATGTGCTTTGCTTCCCACAAAAAATCACAACTTCTGAAACACATGAAAATGTCTCCATGCAGTTTATTGTTGTATTTTGTGGAGGCCTTACATAACACCCAGGATTACATTAAGACACATCATTAAAGTATGTCAGCAGTTTACAGAGAGTGACTAATTTAACAAAGTATGTGATAATCTAGTTTTCTTATATCCCCTAGTACATACACACGTGTGAAGTCAACAATAAAAGCAAATAAAAGCTTGGTGAGTTATGATTAGTCTTTTTCATCTCCACCATTATTTCAACAATATGTTCCCTATGTTGGTTGAAACCTAGAAGACTTAACAAGTGTTAGGCCTGATTTACAGTCTACGAGAGCTATGCAGCGTAGCTATGCTACGTTTTTAAGTGCCTTTCATAGTAGTTTGTAGTGCAAACTACATGGTATGAAACACATTGTTGCGCCATGTTACAAAAAATGTGCACCACATTTTCTTGCGGAAGTACACATCATGACTCGCAGTCACATTTCCATACCTTGCGTTATGACCTTACACATCACATTTAATGAGAAGGGTAATACAAGAGACACAGTGAAGAAAGGCTAAAAGAAAGAGACTACATCAGAATCAGATCAGGAGATAAATAGcctattagatagatagatagatagatagatagttaacAGTGTTTTACTTGAGGTTACATAAAAAAACCTTTGTTTTAGTTCCTTTCTTTCATTGTGTTGTCACGGTTCTATgttgttcattttattttactaCAACAGCCTCTTTGCTACAATAATTTGCCTaatagcttctctctctctgttgctacAACATGGGATTGATCTAACCTGAACTGTTTGGTTTGTCAAGTGAAGGGTCTAACATGTCTCAAATAATACAGATGCTATCCTGTTTTTTTCAAGTGattttcaaccttttttcagATAATGGTTGTCAACCCCAATTTCATGCAATATGTCCATGAGGTCTGGCTAAAAAAGAATGGCCACCAACCATCCACTGGCTTTTTGACTGTTGTTCTTGCTCTTCACATCTGTGACCAGGTGAGCTGTTATCATTTTATTTTGAcgataaataaaatgactgacaaCTTGGATTAAACTACCGATACTTGACTTAATGCCTATGGGTTAGACTGTATACCAGGCTTTGtggtaaataaaagaaaaaaaacaatgttgtcATAATAGGGTACTATTATGCATTATGTATGGGTTGGCAAGGAATGATAACATATTTTAGCAAATGCGAAGCAATGATCTAAACCAAACCTACTCACTGCGTTGTGTAGGCTATGAAAACTTTTTTTAAACGCTCAGGCTGTAGTACCTACCTTTAGTTCATGACAACGCAGTGTTTGGGGGTCACATAGTCTAGCTTAGATAACCTCAAAAATGTATGACAGTGACAGCAGTTGCAGACTCTTAAAATGCCTGCTGCtcgaaacacaacacatggatGCGTGCTTCTTTCGGTAAATTCAATATGGgttggcttcatttcgtctgcctgcaaatgtaggtttaacaagctgcaaattcacactgtcAGTGCAATGGGATGCAGTTCAGCACCCTGGACAGAGACTTTGTCCatctttattacctccgccaaggaggttatgttttcatcggggaccggcgtctatctgtctgtttgttgtcaGGAAAAGGCCATTCAAAAGTGTGGGGGGGGCTTCACAAGGAGTGGACTGAGGCTGGAGTTACTGCATCGAGAGTCACCACACACCGACAAATCCTGGAAAAGGGCTTCAAATGACAAACAATAGTCAGAAGTGTCTTACCTAGGCTAAAGGAAAAAAATAGCTGGTCTGTTGCTCAGTGGTCAAAAGTCCTCTTTTCTGATGAGATTTCTAATTCAAATTCTGCATCTCATCTGGAAACCAACGTTTGGAGGAAGAATGGATAGGCACACAATCCAAGATGCTTGAAGTCTAGTGTGACGTTTCCAGTCTGTGTTGATTCTGGGAGCCATACCATCTGCTGGTGTTGGTCCACTGTGTCCAGAGTCAACGCAGCCGGACATTGTAGAGAACTTCATGCCTCTTTC carries:
- the LOC134073156 gene encoding CMP-N-acetylneuraminate-beta-galactosamide-alpha-2,3-sialyltransferase 1-like, with product TSSCGCGSCSKEKEDEGSWFSERFKASFHPLLSRNSSVLNEKASKWWKGLQPFRGQPDYRVVVEKLFQLIPDREYYRDGSPDRCRVCSVVGNSGNLKNSHYGPLIDASDFVLRINKGPTKGFEQDVGSKTTHRIIYPESAVDVDNSTHLVLVAFKPLDMEWLINVFTTHRVRHTYTRVKSTIKANKSLVSYD